One Vicia villosa cultivar HV-30 ecotype Madison, WI linkage group LG5, Vvil1.0, whole genome shotgun sequence genomic window, ttcggaaatgcatttccgaaatatttttttttctaaattttttcagacttcgaaagtgcatttccgaaaaaattccaaaaattgggattttgactaattcggagatgcatctccgaaacaacaaaaaaaaatctaaaaaaatcccaaaaattaattttaggatattaattaattcacatatcataaatttgatataatttatgagtaatgaataataataattatatattttgatataatttatgagttatgaataataattattatatatttctattttgattcatattttaaaatttaatataattttaattaaaaaaattaaaataatttcacttacaaaatgagttataattttttatttatataattattatatttatatatttatattatttatatatttatatttatattttttatttatatatttatatttatattttttatatatttatatttatattttttatatatttatatttatattttttatttatatttatattttttatttatatatttatatttatattttttatttctatatatttataataattattatatatttatatatttacaaaaataattaaaaaaatgagtattttaatttatatatttatataataattataataattattatatatttataaaaactattatatatttatataataattattatatattaattataaatatatttatacatttatataataattataaaaattaaaacaatgagtgttttaatttataataatcattatatatttatatactaattattatatatttatatatttcacttacaaaattaataattattaacttACAAAATTTATCTCAGGTTCGAAACCCGCtagatacaaattgcttattaaaaaaaaaaacttacaaaatttatatattatattatatttaattttacataattcaaaatttacttatgaaattaagatgtttttgtttatataagttagtaaaataatttttaacgtgaaaattgtttaggaaattttgattcaccttgattttattgattcaccttgattttatacctattaattatattgattctccttgattttaattttttaataattattgaattctttcggaagtgtatatccgaaacattccaagaccaatttgtttttggaatatttcggaagtgtatatcggaagacaccccctcccaaaaaaaaaagtgttttcggaaatgcatctccgaaaacacaaaaaaggggtgttttcggaaatgcatttccgaaaacactttttttttgtgttttcgaaagtgcatttccgaaataagacaaattttgaaaaaaaaataagcgttttggaaatacatttctgaagtgagggtattttgagtttttcatcagaggtgaccaagaaaagagggggtgggtaaagaaatttcctaaattaATGAAATGCTAGTTTGTGTATGTTCAGATCATCATGATATAATAATCATTACCTCAACCAAATTATGTATGGACCCCAAAATATATCTTGTTGGTGGATCTGTCCAATAAGAAATATTTCATTCTTTTTAGTTCATATTTATAAAAAGTAATTGATTTGAGATGATTGATATATTTTAGGATATATTAATTACTATTTTTAATGGtatgatttaatttatattaattgaaTTATTCCACATATTATAAATTTGAAAAGGATTAAAATTATATGGACTAAATTTAAATTATACATATTACACATTCattacaatataatttttttttataaatattagaagaaaataataagaattaaaagcaaaattaaaaacatttataatgaacaaactaaaacaaaaaattacaggtggattaattatatatttaaatttaattaaatgagtgtTTGAAGTTTAGACATTCATGTTATTAACATTTTATATAGTATAACCGTAACTAAACATTTTATATCATGACACCTATACAATACATATTAGAATATTGTTGGAACATACAATCACATAATTGATGAATAAGGGTTTAggggagagggagagagagagagagagagagaaagagagaaaacacTGCTACATAAAacctatttcacaacagttgAAAAAATGATACCATCACGCGGGTCACACTGTTGATAAGTAGGGTGTGCTGTAAGTTCGTCGTTTCTATCACGGTCTAGAAATCGTTATTGAAAGGCATGACGCGCGCCACTTATTGCAATGGTTATACTTATAAACTGTTGTGATACTTACATAGGCATTGGGTTCGAAACCCATCGACACAAATTATGTAAATCATAAATGACCTTTGATCACGATTACAATCTATAACCATTGTGAAAAGTGCCTagagtttattatataatatttaaattgattGTTTCTCATACACCTCACTAAAGAAATAAAAGctttcaaattgatgaagaagtctaCAATTTGAAAAATAAGCTATTCTTGAAAACTAACTTAAACAAACCATTATTTTCTAATTGCATGCGTCTCATTGTGCATTTCATGCTATTTTACATATATATTGTGGTTTATTGGTCTAACTCCTTAAATACATTGTTGTTTTCGATTATAATTAAATTTCTTGTAGTTAATGAAGCATAACTATAATCGAAGACAACGATACATCTGAGGAGCCACGTCATTATATCATAATCTATATGTAAAAGAACATTAAAAGTGTGTTTGTTTGAAGAAAAAAACAGATTAGAGAGGTTGAATAGAGAGAGTACAGAGAGAGGTGTCATATCAAAGTTGTCAACTATCTAGCAATTAATAGAAGATACCACCATACTCTCTAAAAtgtcattttctatttttaaatttacaaAGTACAAAGGTCAAAACGGTCTATTCATAATCAACCTATTTTTCCAATCTTCCTATCATTTCTCATGTTGTCACATGTAATAAACCAATGGACAATCCAATAATTTTCACaacatatattttcttttcacTAAAACCATCTTACACCCACCCTCCCATTTCAACACACTTCCACTTCACTTCTAAATAGCTTTTATCCCTCTCTTCACTAAAACCACTTCATTAAAATCATTATGGTTTGAATTTCAcaatgaattttttttcaaacattaaaatttctctttttttttctttatcttacgaattttttatttatttttatataaaattattcaatacaattgaatttaaatcaatattattattcattttacaataaaataatttattttaaatttatatttatattttaaaaaaatttacactatataaaatcatttttatttatttactattattaaaaatattaattaatatatttttaaaatttagacgaaatgtttatattaaaatttcaaaatttctcttTTCTCACGAATCATTGTCAgttaaatttctctttttctcacgcctattttattttaattaacatttttttatttgagacacaaaatttatatttttaaatgtcaaattaTTTTCGTTTTCTCACGAGccactatcaacaaaatatatattttattttaaaaaacatttacctttatttaaaacacaaaattcttattttcaaatatcaaattttttttatttttctcacggggcatTATCatgaaaatatcttttttttaattaacaattgtctttatttgagtcacgaaatttttatttttaatttgcagctatatattttattttaataaacatttaCCTTTATTTAAGacacaatttttattttcaaatgtcaaaatttttatttttttcacggggCATTATCAGTAAAAtatcttattttttaattaacaactgtctttatttgagacacgaaatttttattttaatttgcagCTAAATATACATAAACACAACTCTCAATTTACAATATAATTTTacactattaaataatttttacccGTGCAGACGCACGAGTATATTACTAGTTTGGAAATGAaagaaatagagaagagagaTTAAAATATAGTAGGACcggtaatttttttatttttccttaaaacagaaaaaaaaaaaaaaaggcgagAGAAGGAGTAATTTTATAACTTTTGCTCATTCTTCATCCTTATATTTCtacttctatttaaaataaaaataaaaataaaacatcttTATATCCTCCTTGCATTGATGAGTTTTGGGGTGGTAAAGAATATTGTAGAAACATAAATTTTACTGTTAATTACTGAAAAATTAGTTGTCTTATTTTTTTGATTTAGTTTTACATCTTTGcacataaataaaaattgatcgTAAAGAATAATacagtttaaaaataaaattttagtattagttaaaaaaataataatttatttattcttttatattATGGTTGAATAAGTTTTTCTATTTCTATattaatcttaatcttaataaACATTAAAGTTAAAACTCTACTCTTTAAATAAAaatcttatatttatattttaataaaaaaatattattttactttttctaaaaaataatatatattaatataaacataattatatattaatatttttaataaatcatatttataataaaatattaaaattaaacttaaagacacttttgtctttttaaaaatcaaacatatttctttttattctatttttcttctctttcttttataCAAATCAATACCTTAAATCTACTATATTTCTCATTTATTTCTCTGTTCTTATACTCTTTCTCACCTCTTTCACTCTTCTCAATTTCTTCTCTCAACCAAACACACTTCAAATGAAAGATGGGACACATGCAATCCGAAAACAATGGTTtgtttaagttggttttcaaacACAATTTAATTTTCACTTTATAGtatctatgtcaatttaaattgaatatatTTTAAGTGAGGTGTATGGATAAAACAAGCCATCTACATATTATATAAGAAACTCAAACAACATCATACAACAGAAccaaatattataaatttgtgaGCAATGAAAAAATTTATCTAGCTTGTGGAACAGGAATCGTGGAACTAATTGCACCTATTATTGAAATTGATCGTGGAACAAGAATCAATTCTGAAGTTCATCTAGTTTGTGAAGCAATGAAGAAGAAATTTAAGGAGGAAGAAGCCTACACAACAGCTTCATACTGCTTATATTTCTTCTTATTGTATCTCAAACTAGATAAAATTTGTTGCCGCTATTGTTTCTTCATTAACTAAAATGTGTTGTTCTAGTTGAGTCCTATAataattgtaaatttttttaatataaaattaaaataaataaataaacaaatgtgATTAGTAGTGTGAAGTTATAGTTAGTCATTTAGTAGAACTTATTCCCATTAAGATTTTATTTagtaagacatgttttcgagtttatagcttatgtcatgtgtcttataagctcatatgataatttagacccgtttgataacggtcttttcatcacgagcttatagcttattttactagcttatagcttattttccatacgctatttcaaatagcgttttagcttatgtcttatagcttattattttttctttcctttttatccttattattttaattaaaaatcatttttaacgcttataatttattttaatttaaaataaaaaattatatattaaatattttttatgttattttatatttagttaattgaactgctaattttaccaaacacttcaataagctataagccatcagtcattagccataagtcataagttataagttataagctTACCACTATTTTTACCAAATAGATCCTAAAATTTTATGTTCTCACCCTTTAAGctttggaataaaaataaaagaattatgtGTAAATAATAttctttgaaataaaaaaattgaaataattctTCTAAATTTGAATCAAACATGAAAAGATTGAATTGAGAAAATGGTATGTACTGAGAGTATAAAATTATCATCATGTATCCCAACACATTATAATGTAAATTTTAAGTTATTGTTATGAAATGGTAGAATTTTAAGTTATTTTAAGTTAAGTTATAAGTTGATAGTATAAGactattttacactgttagtATATAATCATTAAACTCTATTGAATTTCCAGGAATATTTTTTCTAATCTTAAAATAAACACATCCTTAaactatttgattttattttcttatatgcaTTATTATAggtacaattaaaaaaaattaaaaataaaaacaaaaaccttGTGCGGTATTGATTGTGGatgtctttttttttctctttttcatgtAAGCAGGTTATATTTTCTATGAGACCTTatggcacatgttaaggatactataattagaaaaagttaaatataattaaatgtaataaaatcaaGTTTAAAGTTTTGATACATTGAATACACGCGttccaataaaatatttttataaatatctcattaacttatGCCCTtgaggcacatgttagcttttccctttaTTTAATACTGTTATAAAATAGTCTTATACTATCATCTAAtatagaaataaattattcaagcaGTTGGATAACAAGGAAAACTAAATATAGTAATTACGCATAATAAATATCTTACGCATAATAATTACAATCAACCATTAATCCAAACTCAAcagtataaaaaagaaaagaaaaactaaaCTCGGACACACAAAACAGAGatatcaaaattcaaatttcactGTTGTGTTTTTTCCGGCAAAGCTTCGAGACAGCGATTCAATTCAATATGCGACCATTCCTACCTCGATCGGCGCGTACCGGGCTTCATCGGTTGACTCTTTTTCGCAAAAGGATTACAGAACCCGCACGCAGAGATTTTCGGAGACGGTGGATCGTTCGTCGAAGGGGAGACTTTTACTGTACGGTATCCAGTGTGATGCTCTttgagattattattattattgtcgtCTTCAATAGTAGTAGTATtcttatattgttgttgttctgTATTGAGTTTGTTTAATTCTCCTGATAAGAATGTATCATCCCAAACAAGACCAGAAGAACCTGATCTTCTGAACGATACTTGAGATCTTGGAAGACTAGCCATCACTTTTTCACTCACTAACTTTTCTCTCTCTGAGTAGATGAATATATAGAGATATCTAGATGTTTATATAGGTCTCTTGAGtagtaaataatattaaattaaaattgtcgTATAGATATATATTCTCTCCGTTTTAGAATGATTGttgttttagaaaaaaatattgttttaaaattaaaattatttttattgtaaaataatttatagttttaatatatttataagattaatacaatattttatgaaaatattattatattttttaatttgtgtacAAAAATCTTAAATGACACTCATTTTAAAAGGGATTGATGAAATAGTATGATAATTGATggtaaaaaagaagataaaaataaGATATGATAAtcacgatatatatatatatatatatatatatatatatatatatatatatatatatatatatatatatatatatatatatatatatatatatatatatatatatatatatatatatatatatatatatatatatatatatatatgatgagatgatatttaagatgaaagaaatgatatGATatgtagaaaataaaatatttttattttaatattttatacatttacaaaaacaataatgttttaaaaataatttatgataGTGATAgtcaacaaaatattaaatatatattaaaaaataataaatatcatcaaataattttataaagttTTATGGATTTAATCTAACGAACAAAATTATCAATTTAGTGATtagtataatatttataaaataaactaaatgtgacaagaataaacaaaattttcaaaagtaaaataaaaaataatttaaataatattttaatattttattgatttaatttaaagattatcaatataaaattaataaaatatatttatttaattttttataataaataaattttaacgttctagaatttttaaataaataatatattgaatttagagaaaaaagaaaatgcactgacagtgtaaaatatttttacactgtcaactaatGAGAGACATGtatcataataaaatatatttttatttttaaaataccgaTATGACATAACAAATGTAAAAATTTTGATTAACTGtatatgtaaaataattttacaccgaTAATGCACTACTTTTAAattctttaattaaatttaaaaactaaattgtTTATAACAATATAGAATGAAGGGAATAGTATTTATAAAgaattatatatgtatatgtgaataaaatgattcatggtATAATATTGGTAGAAAATAGATGAGATACTTGGTCGGTGAAGAAAACCAAGAAGAGTGCCTAATTGTTAAAtaaaggaatatatatatatatatatatatatatatatatatatatatatatatatatatatatatatatatatatttattctagaataattattttgtttagaatgtttgAAGAGATGTAATATGTTATGCAGCCCAATAGGCCCAAAAGAATTAAAAAGATTCCTAGTTCTttaaaagattattattattaaagaggGGTGTTGTAtcagaatttttatttttgttgtgtgAGTTTTTGGCCCATGGCCCATTAGTGGGGTGAAAACCCTAGCTATTTAAGTGTATCTTCTCCTTGATGAGAACTATGAAgaaagtatgaattttgtttaatGTCAATTTCTTTTAATGCCTTTTGATCTAAATTTAGCCTAGCAATTAtctaacattggtgctttcatctctTACCTCTCATTCCTCCCATGGCTCCCCCTAAACCTCCTAACCCTTCTTCTAAGGAAATCTTAGAGGAAGCCCTTCAAATAACCACTTTAAACCTCAACAATGCCATGCAAGAGAATCAAGAACAAATGGATGTCCGATTTCTACAACTCTCTACCGAATTATCTAACCTCCAAACAAGGTTGGATGATGACAAATCTATGGAGGATTCTAGATTTGAGTCTCTCATGGCTGCCATCACTAAAATCTCTACTCAAAAAGATCTACAACAAGCTCTCCTTCATAGTTCGGCTACTGTTCACGGAGCTGGTACAACTACCAGATCTGCTACTGTTCACGGAACAGTAACCACCGCTGGACCCGCTACTGTTCACGGAACAGTAACTCCCACAAGCTCTGTTACTGTTCATGGAACAACATCCCCTTCAGGTATGGTACATAACCCTTCCTCTAATTCTAGGGTTACAGCAGCTAATTTTTACCCTCTTTCACCAACAAACACCCCCTTAAGAAATTCTGCTACCTTTTCTACCACACACCCACAAGCAACACCCATGAGATACTCTAATCCCCCCATTCCCACAACATTTTTACCCTATCCCCCTATCCCACCTATTTTGTCATCCACTCAGCCCTTCCACATTCCCTTAGCCCCCTTTTTCACAATTTTTCCCCCACGTTTCATATCAAAATCTCTCCCATATTCCACCCTTACCGACACCGCGAACTCCAAAACTAGAACTCCCTATGTTTGACGGATCTGCACCTCTTGATTGGTTGTTTCAAGCGGAacagttttttaatttttataatatgccACCGGAAAATTGTTTGTCACTAATTTCATTTTATATGAAAGGTGATGCCTTAAGTTGGTTTAAATGGATGCATAATAGTCATTTACTATCTGATTGGACCTCTTTTACAAGGGCCTTAGAGTTGCGATTCGGCCCATCGACTTATGACAACCATCAAGCAGCATTGTTTAAATTGAAACAAGAGGGAACAGTTGCTGAGTTTCAAACAAAATTTGAACACTTGGGCAATCAAGTGGTGGGCCTGCCACAAGATGCTATTTTAAATTGCTTTATTTCTGGTCTTAATGCTGATATTAGAAATGAAATGGCAATTCAACGGCCCACAAACATCTCACAAGCTATTGGATTAGCAAAACTGATTGAAGCTAAGCTTAAGGATTCTAAAaccaaattttcaaaaccctatgtTAGCCCTTATTCCAAACCCACTCATAATGCCTCTACTGCCCCAAACCAGAAAACCCATTATAACCCTTCGGCCCAAACTCCTTTTCAGCCCAAAAACCCTTCTACTTCCCACCTCCCAATAAAAAAGTTATCTCAAGCTCAAATTCAAGAACGAAGAGCTCAAGGATTATGTTTCAATTGCGATGAAAAGTTCATTCCCGGTCATAAGTGTGCTACAGGCAGATTCTTAATTCTTTTATGTGATGATGAAATCATCGACCAAGAGCAGTTGGGTGAAGAAAAGCAAGAAAGTGGTAAAGAAACAGAACCAGCGGACACTTATTTTCAATTATCCACACAAGCTTTAACGGGTCAGTTCTCACCTCAAACACTAAAATTCAAAGGTCTAATTGGTGGCTTAACAGTGATGGTTCTGGTCGATACGGGTAGTACACACAACATTCTCCAACCAAGAATAGCACATCACCTCAACCTCCATACTACTCCTATACCACACTTTTCGGTTATGGTTGGCAATGGCTCTCATCTTCAATGTGAGGGAATTTGTAATGATGTCAAACTCATGTTACAGGAAAAACAATTTAAGCTGCCTTTTTACCTTCTTCCAATAGAAGGGGCTGATGTGGTTTTAGGCATGGCATGGTTGCGTACACTTGGCCCTATCCAAGCAGATTTTTCAATACCCTCTATTACTTTCACTCACAACAATGTACCCATGACAATCCAAGGAGATTCATGTTCTCTTCCCCAACACACTTCTTTCCACCAACTTAAACAACTCATCCACCAGAATTCTATTGCCTCTTTACACCTTATGATCCTTCAGCCAAACCCTACAACAATTACTCCAATTGACCCACATCCCTTGACCACTTTACCCACAAATATGAACCCCCAATTTCCAAACTGCTCCACCAATATCCCACAATAttccaaaatcaaacaaaacttcCCCCACCAAGACCACATGACCATCATATTAACCTTTTCCCAAACACAACCCCTATCAATGTAAAACCCTACAGATATCCCCATTCACAAAAGACAGCAATGACAACAATAATCGCTGATATGTTAAAGGAAGGACTCATTACACCTAGTCATAGCCCTTTTTCATCACCAGTTttgttagtaaaaaaaaaagacgGAACATGGCGTTTCTGTGTTGACTATCGCGCCCTTAATGCT contains:
- the LOC131606146 gene encoding MAPK kinase substrate protein At1g80180-like, which encodes MASLPRSQVSFRRSGSSGLVWDDTFLSGELNKLNTEQQQYKNTTTIEDDNNNNNLKEHHTGYRTVKVSPSTNDPPSPKISACGFCNPFAKKSQPMKPGTRRSR